The Triplophysa dalaica isolate WHDGS20190420 chromosome 20, ASM1584641v1, whole genome shotgun sequence genome segment ACCTTAAACCTTCGTTCTGAACACCATTATTTGAGTCCTTATTAATAGAGAGGTtcattaaaatgtcatgtttttgtgaACAGAACAGTTTGTTTACAGATGTGTTGATGCTTCACGTCCCCACTGAGCAGCACAGACAGACTAAAACAGGAAgattaacacaaacaaatacagtcTTTCATTCAACTCATCTACAACCTCATTTTTCCATgttatatcttttattttttgtattctaTGTGAAATTCTGCAAAGCTACAGGAGGAAAATGTACAAAGATCTGTTTTCCCAGATCATTTATTCTGCTctgtattgtttgttgattaTACAGGTGAGACaagatcaattaaaaatgaatttgcttGCTTAAAATATGACTTCACAAGTTTTGCCACAACCCTGTATGTCACATTGAAGTATGTCACAACCCTGACATACTGCCTTATTCCAAGCAGAGAACTCACACATTATTCACCTTCTTCCAAAGTTTTATTGATCCACAAATATGAATACACACAGTCTGATACACTGTCAATAATATTTGTTggttcaacataaaaaataagttaccAGGATGCCTTAAAATTTTGAGTTacttcaacttaaaaatatgagTTAACACAATATGACACACTCATTGATCCAACTAATAGCTTGTTCAAACAactaaagattattttttacattaatactGTGTTAAGTTGTCATAACTGAAATTATTTAGTTATTACAACGATCTACAAATTTGACCTGGTtgatttaaaattttaagttGAGTCAACAAACTAgcgaaatatttttttacagcataGATAACCTACCCCAAAAAAACAATcttattcaaattattatttgataCACCAAACgttcatacagtatatgcctTATATATGATTATAATTGATATTCTGAAACATTAATGCATATAAGTACCACTCATTAATAGTTACTCAGCTAATATTGTTATAAACGCAAAACAAGTAGCAAAAGgctctttaaaatattttcagatgGGAGTTTCCCAAATCTTTTTCAGTCCTCTTATACGAATTGTGGTAATGAAAGAAGAGCACAGTAAAGCTAATCGAAGTGATATAAATATGTTTcagtgtatgagagagagagagagagagagagagagagagaggaatgtTAACTGTGTTTATGGTATTTTGCTGCAGATGAAGTTGAGTTAGCGAGATCCAGGAAGACTGATCCAGGTGTGATCCGGTCCCGTCTGAATGGCCGCCGCTCGCCCGCCGTCACTGCAGTCCTCTTCACCCGTCCCGTTCCCTTCAGCCCACTTCTGATAACACATGATCTCTCCACTCACCCAGAACCAGATGCCCACGACACAAGAGTGACGTAAACCCAACCAAACCTCAGAGGTGGAGGTGTCTTTCATCACGTTCATCACACCACGCTGAATCTCCTCTGATTCCACACACACCAGATCCATCTGAATGCTCCTGCAGTGTTCCAGAGCGCCCGTCCCATTCTCTCGGAACAAAACCAACTTATCTACAGACAACAACACCAAACCAAAGCTTGAAGAACACTAGACTGATGAAGATAGAGACACATGAATGATCACATGCCGTCTGAAGTTTCGCTTGTGTTAATGGATTCTTGCTTTACTCACCGTTATGACACACAAAAGGAAATTTATcttcacatttactgtttatcCAGGTTCCTTTTGTCGTCAGACTTGTGCAGTTTTCAACGCCAGGGAAATTGGGTTCATCAATGTTCCAGTTTCTGAATGAGGAGGAACTGTTATCTGACCACACCCatgagtctctgaacagaccaatccaggCTTTATGATTTTTTGTGAGATTCCTAATCTTCTCATTTTCAGTGATGTTCCTCACACTGGCCAGATCTGTGTGATTCTCTCTGCAGTAGCTCTGAGCTTGATGCCACGTCTTGTGTTCATCTACAGGAATGAATGTTTTGCTGCTGTCTTGAAAATATGGAACTGATATTGATTTTCATGCTCAAAACACAATGTTCTGGACATATCAGATGAGATATGATCACACAAAGCTCAACTCACCGTTGTAGCGCACATCGGCACTAGAACAGCCAGCATCGTGCCACGTTCCGTCATGATCCATAAAAATACagtcatcattttttttgttgtctGGTTGTCCAGAACTCCAGTGTCGATACTGTGTCGATACCGATGTAAAACGCTGGGTCTCCCAGCGACCATCTCCATGTAATGTTATTCATCTTGTGCAGCCCAATCCATACAGTCTGATTGTTGACAGTGTTCATGATGTTCTTCAGGTCAATCATGTTGTTGACGGTGGTCAGATCTGTGtgattctctctgcagtatctctgagcttcaCCCCATGACATCACTCGGTTCACAAAGTGATACTGACGCAGAGAACACTCCGAGAAACTGAGAACCGCTGAGACTATAAAAACATCAAGAGAAAATTAGCTTACAGGaaataacgtttttttaaataatttaattgtacAGCGTTATTATCGAAGAATTCTATAAGACAAAGCAAAATATTTTCCCAAAGGATTGATATTTAGTCACCTGTGAGCAGAAGAGAGACGAGTGTCATATTTGGAGTCAATAAACAAACTTCAGGTTTTTTCAAATATAGCAAATAGACTCATTTACATGTGTGTCCTGTTCCTTCTGTTCCTATCTTCAGTTTGAAACATTTACATATgtctctttccttctctctttctATGACAGGACTCATTCTGCAGTGATGTCAAATCTCATCTGATCTGtagttccctatcaaaagctacactcgatgctgcgtttcaaacgctatgggagaacagtctttgttggaccggttgtgaagcacgtgtgtcaaacacggcaaaaattattttggctttaaataacctcggcaggtgacgtggctaattacaacAGCACCTGCAGGTTATAAATgcgcgtgaatgcggacgcctcatcaggttcttttgtcttcaaggaccgctttgtgtgtgcatgtgttgtgAGGGAGAAGTCTCCCTCTTTTGTTGTTATCAAAGTTTTGCCAAAGCAAAATAAGTAGATTCTTACACTAGTGACCAAGCACTTTTTTTAGTACTGAGCCTAGTGTTGGAATAAAgcacatacaaaaaataaaggACCATGACTGACTCGGATCGGAGTTGTGTTCCTCCCTGTGAGAGGATCCTCTCCGATTTCGATAAGCATGAGTTTTGCTTTGTATGCTTGGGGGCTGACCATGCCGcccagggacttgagggagtgtgtgaactctgtgatgtttttgaattcagAGTTCTGCGTGCTCGGCTCGCCTTTATTGAACGAGACCGAGCCACCTCTTCCTCATCCTGGGGCTCGCGTTAGATAGCTCCGCCTCGGGGCATTCCTCTCGCAATATAAAAGCGGTTGAGGGCAGGGCGGTTaccaaggcagtcgacaggctcAAACTCGACTGGCCGCAGGAACAAGAGGCTCCCAAGGGTTCAAAGCTCAAGGACAGATATCTGTCGGGTGGCCGGAGGGATGAGCCCCAAAATCAGGCCCTCCctttctttgaggatctccacggCGAGCTGGCCCTGAAAAACTTCCTCCGGTAGTAACGAGGCTACCATGTCCTAGTGCGGGGGGACAACCCTTCAgtagtctcgtacataaatcaACAGGGCAGGCTGCGGTCGCACCACTGAACAAACTGGCCCAGCAAATCCTGCCCTGGGAAGAGGTCAAATTCTTGTCCCTCAGAGCGATTCACATCCCAGGGCATAGGAATGAGGGAGCAGACatgctgtccagacaagctgtgacaaacggggaatggaaactccaACCCCCAAAATAGTCAAACAAAACctgaaagattttttgaagCAAATATGGACCTCTTTGCTAAGCAAGAGACAGCACACTGTCCCCTCTACTTCTCTGACTCatccagctcccctgggtctggacgCGATGGCCAATACGTGGCCTAGACTGCGTCTTTACGCATTTCCTCCGATAGCTCTGCTCCCTGGAGTCCTGGCAAAGGTCTGTCAACAGGGCTCGCGCCTCTTATTGATGGCTCCCcgttggccaaccagaatctggTTCTCAGACCTAGTAACCCTCCTCGATGACTCGCCATGGGCGATCCCAGTCAGGAGAGATCTATTGTCTCAGGCGAGGGGGCAGTGTTTCATCCCCATCCTgagctctggaacctccatgccGGGCCCCTGAAGGGCACCTGCTGAGAAATGTTGAGGTTCCGCCTGATGGAGTAGAGAGCTATTCTAAGTGGTAGGCCTCCCTCCACTAGAAGGAGCTACGCGCTAACATGGAGGGATTTTGACAGATGGTGCATGGCAcaccatgcagacccaattACTGCCAGATCGTTTCAGTGTTGGAGTTTCTGTAAGAGAAACTGTCCTCAGGGGTAAGCCCAGGTACTCTCAGGGTTTAGGTGGCCGCAATTTCGGCCTTCCACGACCTGATTGAGTGGGTTTCTGTGGGAAACACCCTTTAGTCGCCCGATTTATTTGTGGAGCGAGGCTGCTGATGCCTCCTTCTAGAAGGAAAGTCCCTCCATGCGACTTAGCGACAGTGCTCGAGGGTCTAGTTAGCGCCCCGTTCGAACTTATGGAGTCAGCAcctgtcaggcttctgacctTTAGAATGTTTTTTCTAATGGCAATAACCTCTCTTAAGAGAATCGGAGATTTGCAGGCGCTCTCGACCTCGCCGTCCTGTTTAAATGTTGCCCCTGGGTtggtcaaagctattctgcatcctcacccgAGTTATTTGCCTAAAGTTCCGTTCTCCAGTCGTTCCGtttttatagtctggatgtccaCGCCACTCCCGGctcacgtgtcctggagtctacatcccagagtcTTATCTGAGGCCTCCTCGTGGATTGTGCACACATGTCACATAACCTCGGGAgtccagacacttccagtgcggcggtttggtattctcgttcccatagcgtttgaaatgCAGCAttgagtgtagcttttgatagggaacgtctcgggtaacttggctgtaaccctgttccctgaaaaagcgggaaccagatgctgcgcctcaatgaCACACTGTAGGCGTGCCAAGACGTCCTTTtagacaaagttggaacctgatgatACGTCCGCATTCACGCGCATTTATAAACTGCAGGTGCTGTTGTAATTAGCTACGTCACCTGgggaggttatttaaagccaaaataatttttgccgtgtttgacacacgtgtttcacaaccggtcgaacaaagactgttctcccatagcgtttgaaacgcagcatctcgttcctgatttcagggaacagggttacagccaagtaacccgagacatTTTCAGGCGACACGTCATTACAATGATCCCTGTGTCCTGAAATGAGTTTTTCCATGACTCTCAACATCACACCAGCCAAATGTATCTTATGGTTTTAATAATGCTAATAAACTGTATCTATGTATAACTGTATATTCTATAGTGGGATATACGTTCTATAATTCTCTACTGCGCTGGAGGATTTAATATACAAGTAATTACCtgaaaaatggttttaaataaatattgaatatttacagtgaagtttatcatttttttgattgtatattatattatattctcTACTATTTTTATGTTTCCCCGAAGCTTCTTtgcaaacaaaagaaataaatctattgaaattaatttgaatttaaaataatatttcaactGTAAAACATGATTAGCCTGACAGCACATATTAGTCACTGGGCGTAACGGTAGAGGTATtatctctctcttacacacacacacacacacacacacacacacacgcacgcacgcacgcacacacacgcacgcacgcacgcacgcacacacacacacacacacgcacacacacacacacacacagacacagacacgcGCGCCAATGCACAGCAACTTTTAACACACTTTAAACATTGTAAAAGTTCACATCCaagatgtctgtgtgttttatttcacgCTACAGTACACGGTGTAGCCTAAATTTAATAAGCCTAACAGTGTATTTAACGGTCTAGCGCGTGCCCGTATGTATGCGCGTGCGCGCGAGGTGTTTGACAGACGCGCTGAGACCACGCGCGCGCTTGATGTTTCTGCCTGGTGCTGAAAAGTGAAGAAATGCTGCAGATGTTTTCTGacgtgatgatgatgatgatcattAAATCATCGATGACATCTTCATGACACTTCAAGGTAAGTTTGTTTCATCTCAACAGATCTCTGAGGCGATGCACTCATCAGTGcgcatgtgtgttttgaattaaagtatgaagtgtttttgaaaagaaagaaagatctTGAAATATGTTTGATTCATTAAGCTGAATTTTTGTTATTAGAAATATACACGAAACGCCGCTTTACCTTTCTGTCAGCGCGTCATCTTCATGTCAGCCGTTCACACAGAGCTTCTGTTTCACTTGTGTGTGGTTGTACGACATTTCCCATATGTGTTTATTATGTTGTTGTGTAGTTATTGCTGTAAAGAGCAGATGTTAATGTGTTTAGTGTCGTTGTGCTTTAGGTGTTTAAAACTAACTGTGCATGTCAGACGTGAAGATCTCTGACGTCACGTCTTCTTATTAAGTGTGAGAATGTCACAGTTTATTTCACATCTTATTAATCATAAAGAGCACAATTTCAAGTTGtagaacaaacaaaatatcttctcgaAAGAACTAGTGTTTATAAAGGAAAAGATGCTGATCTCATCCACCTGTTGTCTACCGCACACATGAAGAGTTTATATATGTTCTTTAGTGTTATAGGTTATATTTagtgacacagagagagaatataaaggTGTGCTCTCTGCTCTATTGTTCAGCTGAAGGGAGGTCCGGTTgcatgtgtaaatatttgttttgtgctaAAGAGCTGATATGGATTAATGTGATGTCATTCTGTAATGAACTGCTGAacctgtgatgatgtcacagaaattCACTCTTGAAGGACTATAAGCATCATTTGATGTATTTccgtgaaaaaagaaaaaatcttctcgtcctcatcatgtcatgtcaaacctgtatgacttttttctattttgaaGACTTCCCGGCTGAGCAAGATTTATGGAGACCACATTGAGATCTTGTCTTGGTAAGCAGCTCACAACCAGACAGATAATGTGATTGTAAActgaaaatgttcaaatttaacttaaaacatgattttaccTAATAATTGTTGTTCATGCGgcgactgtgtgtgtgtgtgtgttacagatTTTTCTATTCCTTGAGGAGCATCTTTTCCAGAGCTCGCTGTCTTCCGATGTTGCTTTTTCATATCTTGCATTCATGTGTCACCGTACTCCAGCTGTCAATCATCCCTTGACCCTGCCCACCCCTCTCACATTTAGTTTACTCCTTTCACTCCAGGTGTTATGAGTGGAGTCTCGTTTTTAGCCAATGAGACACTGAGCTTTCAGGAAGAGGAAGTGGATCTTCTTTCTATCCCCCCTTCTTCCTCACAACCAGAGGATGTCCTCAGTTATGCTCCGCCCCCGGCCCCTCCCCTCCCTCCTCCCCTGCCGCTGGGAAACCCTGtgcagaggaagaggagggtCAGGAGCTTCTACTGGAAACCCATTCCAGAGGAGCGCGTCAAACGGCAGGACAGACCCAACCTGTGGACCCTCGGCCGACACAGCAGAGAAACATCCTTCCACATCGACATCAGAGCCATCGAAGAGCTCTTTGGACAACGTGATGACACGCGGTCCCCCGCCGCGGCCGACAGGAGGATGTTGCGAGGACGAGGTTCTGTGAAAGATCTCAGAGAGCAGGTCAGATGATGGATGATGCTGTGAAGAGTGATGATGTGCTCTCAACTCAGCTCATgcttggtgtgtgtgttttctataGATCACCATCCTGGATTCCAAGAGAAGCATGAATATCTCTATTTTCCTCAAGCACCTTAAAAAGTAAGTGTAACGTGAACCACACACATTCACTGACGCACACAGACTGATTGAtcatgtgatgttgtgttgagGTCCGGTGATGGTCTGTTGGAGGATGTTCTTCATGGGAACAGTGAGTCATGTGATGTGGAGTCTCTCAGAGGTCTGCTGAAGCTTCTGCCGGAGGAGGAggaggtaaaacacagcacagatCAATGAGTCTGATCATCAGTCAATCATCATCTATAAATGATCAATGATACTGACAGGTGAAGAAGCTTCAGATGTTCAGTGGAGACACTAAAGACCTCTCACCTGCTGATGCCTTCATGTACACACTCATCCATCTACCcaggtacacacacatgcacacacacacgcaaacacacaaagaaacacacacacacgcactaacacgcatgcatgcacacgcaaacacacacacacacagagtcaaaTTTGTTGTCAAAGAGTTGTGTTGACTCTCAGTTTGTGTTTGCAGGTATGGTGTGCGTGTTGAAGCTCTGCTGTTGAAGGGAGAGTTTTTCTCCTTGTGTTCAGCTGTGAAGCAGGACATCACCGTGGTCCGGACTGCCatcacaggtgtgtgtttgtgtgatgtgtgcacgtgtgagtgtgtgtgtgaacactgATGATGGACTTGTTTTTTACAGAGCTGTTGAACTGTGAGGAGTTACACAACATCCTTCATTTAGTGCTACAAGCTGGAAACATCATGAATGATGTAAGTCACAAACGcacacattacacattacacaGAATCAATACAAATGCATTGTGGGTGTATAAACAGGAATACGTTcaaatgttgtttctttgtttaatttttaattgtattaattgttttgtgtttcattatttttgttttgcttgttaaTAGCAGTGTCTCactgtgacaacatgccccactATAAAGAgagctgtaaaaaaacaaacctaCAGTACCATCAGAAAGTGCACCTTCAttaacactctctctctctctctctctctctctttctctctctcactctatctctctctgcgAGTGCATGCTGGGAGCGAGTGAACGTTGGTGTGAGTGAGAACTTCTCTGTTGAAGTGAGAGctatctttgtttttctttaagtttaaaacctttatttatttatttatttattgggtGTGTTAGTGTAGGTTTATAAACATAGCCTTTGCTGGCTTTGGTCAGCGTGTGGGGTGATGGGGTCGGATGTAAGAGATTTCTCGCGGCTGACAATCGGGCACGGCTGCAAATACATGCCTGATGCCGCGGTGTCGGTGGAGGTTTGTCTGATAGCCGTGAGTGTATCGGTCAGAGGCGCTAACATTAGATCTGCCTCCCGTATGAATAAGgccattgtgattttttttgagtCAAAGCCAAATGGTGGATGAATTAATTGAGACAGGACTAGTTATTAATGAGACCTTTGTACCCGTTCTACCTTTGTCAAGCCCATCGAAGAAAGTGGTTCTATCGAACGTACCCCCGTTTGTTAAAAATTAATGTCTAGAGCAGATACTTCAGAGGCATGGTAAAATAGTCAGTCCCATAAAAATGATCGCGCTTGGATGCAAAAACCCTGAAATTAACCACGTAATGTCTTTTCGGCGTCAGGCTTTTATGATTTTGAACTCTCAGAGCGATCCCTTAAGCCTGTCAGTGAAGTTAAACATAGAAGGGAAAGATTACACAATATTCATCAGCTCTGAGTCCATGAGGTGTTTCGTTTGTGGCGAATTAGGACATATCAGGCAAACTTGCCCGAATCGGGAAAGGCCAGCGAGGCCTGATGTGGCCTCAGATGCAGATGCGATGAACATTGAGCGGGTGATGGGCGCGGGAGTTACTGCGGCCGCTGTGGCTTCACAACCCCAGCCGAACGGAGGAATAAGATGGGTGGTATTTCAACAGTGTGCCCATTCACCACAGATCTGACAACTGATAAACTTAGTGCCTATGCTGATGACGTTACCGTTATTGTTAGATCTGTTAAAGACATTAAGTATTTAAGTGACTCTCTTGAGGCTTACCAGAAAGCCTCATCCTCACGAATTAATTGGCAAAAGAGTGCTTCTTTTTTAGTGGGGGAATGGGGGTCCTCCTGAACTTCCTCAGCAATGTTCCGGGAGTATGGATGGGTTTAAGGTGTTGGGTGTTTTCCTCAGAACTTACCAGTTTATGCAAAAGAACTGGGATGGCGTCTTTGAAAAAGTTTCTGGACGTTTGCAGAGATGGAGATGGATACTGCCCCAGTTGTCATATAGGGGAAGAGTGCTCATTGTGAATAATTTAGCAGCTTCCATGATGTGGCATCGCTTAAATGTGCTGGACCCTCCAAAAGATCTGTTGCAACGCTTGCAGAAGATTTTTGTGGACTTCTTTTGGGATGGTTATCATTGGCTGCCTCCAGCGGTTCTGTATCTATCAGTCAATGAAGGGGGTCAAGGGTTAATTGATTTAACAGCTAAGGTCAAAGCCATGAGGTTAAAGACTGTCCAAAACTTACTGTACCCCGTTGAATTCAGGCCATGGGTGTCTTTTGGTCTGGATTTGCTCAAAACTGTTGGCGGGTTTCGTCTTGATATGCCACTGTTCTTAATGTCTTGTCAGGGTGCAAGTTTTTTGTCTGATGTGACCTTTTATGATTCAGTGATAAAATCTTGGATATTTAGGCAAGAAAATCAACAATATGGCCTAAATGAGCCACTGTTTTATAATTCCTTTTTAGGTAATGATTTTTGTGCATCCAACAAAATTGTGCAATCTTTTATGAATAGAGGATTGACCAAAGTGGCACACTTGGTTGATTT includes the following:
- the LOC130408957 gene encoding lymphocyte antigen 75-like, with translation MVSPQAYKAKLMLIEIGEDPLTGRNTTPIRVSHVSAVLSFSECSLRQYHFVNRVMSWGEAQRYCRENHTDLTTVNNMIDLKNIMNTVNNQTVWIGLHKMNNITWRWSLGDPAFYIDEHKTWHQAQSYCRENHTDLASVRNITENEKIRNLTKNHKAWIGLFRDSWVWSDNSSSSFRNWNIDEPNFPGVENCTSLTTKGTWINSKCEDKFPFVCHNDKLVLFRENGTGALEHCRSIQMDLVCVESEEIQRGVMNVMKDTSTSEVWLGLRHSCVVGIWFWVSGEIMCYQKWAEGNGTGEEDCSDGGRAAAIQTGPDHTWISLPGSR